DNA from Augochlora pura isolate Apur16 unplaced genomic scaffold, APUR_v2.2.1 APUR_unplaced_4895, whole genome shotgun sequence:
GGATGCCGGCGCGTTCACCTTCCAGGTGACTCTGCACCAGAACGGCGACATCGTGTTCGTCTATTCGGTGATCCCTTTGATGGTGAAGAAAATCGAGGATACGGCACATCCCGTCAAAGTCGGTCTCAGCGACGCTTATATTATGGACAGAATAGCGTTCTGTATGTATAGCCTCGACTTGGACCAAGCTACCGAACCGTGGTAGTCCATGGACCGTGCAGAATCCCTCGAACTGATTTGCTTTTTCCCTAGTTGTTCGCAGAAAGACCATCTACGAGTATCACCGTGTCAACTTCAACCGGCAGGACATCAGGAACTGGACCGTGATCTACTTGAACGCGTTGCCTACTTGTCTGGAGATGGACAACTGCAAGGATTGCTTGACGAAACTAAAAGACTTCGACTGTAAATGGTGTTCATTGCTGAACCAGTGCAGCACGGGAACGTTTAGGTCTCGGCAGGACTGGCTGTCCAAAGGTTGCGAAGCCAGGAAGATCAAGGATGTCGACTATTGTCCATTAAGGACCAGAGCGTACGAAGAGCACGGGGAAGAGTACAATCACGTTGTACACATGCACTCAGAGGAGACCGTAACCGTCAGCGAGATGAACGTGGAATTggctggaaatccaaaatttGTCTTCcagaaatgtaaattaaatgttgAAAATCATTAACACTTTGCTCACCGAGCGGCAGAGATCGTAATGTCTCTATAATATCAAAAAGAAActtgagaatattttcatagtaCAGTGACTCCCATTAATATTCTGGCACTTTTTAAAACGcagtaacttttttaaaattcgagTAGACGGTTTGAATTGTATTTTAGATGGTAGAAGGACTGGTATACCATGTAATGACTAAACTACTTTATTACAATTCTGctgttacttgaaatgacgaaaaaaaaataaaagctgtcattttt
Protein-coding regions in this window:
- the L(1)g0289 gene encoding plexin domain containing lethal (1) G0289, whose product is MVKKIEDTAHPVKVGLSDAYIMDRIAFFVRRKTIYEYHRVNFNRQDIRNWTVIYLNALPTCLEMDNCKDCLTKLKDFDCKWCSLLNQCSTGTFRSRQDWLSKGCEARKIKDVDYCPLRTRAYEEHGEEYNHVVHMHSEETVTVSEMNVELAGNPKFVFQKSRSSNMNMGVSGIIGILMVVGLGVGLVGWAAYAYRNPHSASGQMLIRYRPSQWSWRRGEARYTAATIHM